One genomic region from Streptomyces sp. NBC_01304 encodes:
- a CDS encoding fumarylacetoacetate hydrolase family protein, with protein MRIARFSIDGNVAFGAVEGAGPDDLVLDIIKGIPYADFELSGVKVPLSKVRLLPPVIGNKIVAYGRNYADHAKELGNEVPEAPFAFFKPTTSMIGSGDAIEYPSFSNELHHEAELAVVIGRMCREVPRERVKDVIFGYTCANDVTARDVQKREKQWARAKGFDTSCPIGPWVETELDTRDLAIQCTVNGEQRQLGSTSQMIHSIEDLIVNITEAMTLLPGDVILTGTPAGVGPLNVGDEVAVTIQGIGTLTNKVIKRG; from the coding sequence GTGCGTATCGCCAGGTTCTCCATCGACGGCAATGTCGCCTTCGGCGCGGTCGAGGGGGCAGGCCCCGACGATCTCGTCCTCGACATCATCAAGGGCATCCCGTACGCCGACTTCGAGCTCAGCGGTGTCAAGGTCCCGCTGAGCAAGGTCCGGCTGCTGCCCCCGGTGATCGGCAACAAGATCGTGGCGTACGGCCGCAACTACGCGGACCACGCCAAGGAGCTCGGCAACGAGGTCCCCGAGGCCCCGTTCGCCTTCTTCAAGCCGACCACCTCGATGATCGGCTCCGGCGACGCGATCGAGTACCCGTCCTTCTCGAACGAGCTGCACCACGAGGCGGAGCTCGCCGTCGTGATCGGCCGGATGTGCCGCGAGGTCCCGCGCGAGCGCGTCAAGGACGTCATCTTCGGCTACACCTGCGCGAACGACGTCACCGCGCGTGACGTACAGAAGCGCGAGAAGCAGTGGGCCAGGGCCAAGGGCTTCGACACGTCCTGCCCGATCGGCCCCTGGGTGGAGACCGAGCTCGACACCCGTGACCTGGCGATCCAGTGCACGGTCAACGGCGAGCAGCGGCAACTCGGCTCCACGAGCCAGATGATCCACTCCATCGAGGACCTGATCGTCAACATCACCGAGGCCATGACGCTCCTCCCCGGAGACGTGATCCTCACGGGCACCCCGGCAGGGGTCGGCCCGCTCAACGTCGGCGACGAGGTCGCCGTCACCATCCAAGGCATCGGCACTCTCACCAACAAGGTGATCAAGCGTGGCTAA
- the gltX gene encoding glutamate--tRNA ligase, producing the protein MANPNVRVRFCPSPTGNPHVGLVRTALFNWAFARHNGGTMVFRIEDTDAARDSEESYNQLLDSMRWLGLTWDEGPEVGGPHAPYRQSQRMDIYKDVATKLIDGGYAYPCYCTTEELDARRDAARAAGKPSGYDGACRDLSAEQKAAYEAEGRSHIVRFRMPDEAITFTDLVRGEITVQPENVTDYGILRANGAPLYTLVNPVDDALMEITHVLRGEDLLSSTPRQIALYKALIELGVAKSIPEFGHLPYVMGEGNKKLSKRDPQASLNVYRERGFLPEGLINYLSLLGWSFSADQDIFTVAQLIEKFDIADVNANPARFDLKKAEAINADHIRLLDSKAFAAACEPWLQAPHANWAPEDFDRAAWEAIAPHAQTRVQVLSDITANVDFLFLKSPVEDEASWAKAMKGEPAALLTTARAKLVSADWSDPESLKNAVLAAGEEHGLKLGKAQAPVRVAVTGRTVGLPLFESLEILGQERTLARIDAALAKLSA; encoded by the coding sequence GTGGCTAACCCCAACGTCCGGGTTCGTTTCTGTCCCTCGCCGACCGGCAACCCCCATGTGGGTCTGGTCCGCACCGCCCTGTTCAACTGGGCCTTCGCCCGGCACAACGGCGGCACCATGGTCTTCCGCATCGAGGACACCGACGCTGCGCGCGACTCCGAGGAGTCGTACAACCAGCTGCTCGACTCGATGCGCTGGCTCGGTCTGACCTGGGACGAGGGCCCGGAGGTCGGCGGCCCGCACGCGCCGTACCGGCAGTCGCAGCGCATGGACATCTACAAGGATGTCGCGACCAAGCTGATCGACGGCGGGTACGCGTACCCCTGCTACTGCACCACCGAGGAGCTGGACGCCCGCCGCGACGCCGCGCGCGCGGCCGGCAAGCCCTCCGGGTACGACGGCGCCTGTCGCGACCTGTCGGCCGAGCAGAAGGCCGCGTACGAGGCCGAGGGCCGGAGCCACATCGTGCGCTTCCGGATGCCCGACGAGGCGATCACCTTCACCGACCTGGTGCGCGGCGAGATCACCGTGCAGCCGGAGAACGTCACGGACTACGGAATCCTCCGGGCCAACGGCGCGCCGCTCTACACGCTGGTCAACCCGGTCGACGACGCCCTGATGGAGATCACCCACGTCCTGCGCGGCGAGGACCTGCTCTCCTCGACCCCGCGCCAGATCGCGCTCTACAAGGCGCTGATCGAGCTGGGCGTCGCGAAGTCCATCCCCGAGTTCGGGCATCTCCCCTACGTCATGGGCGAGGGCAACAAGAAGCTCTCCAAGCGTGACCCGCAGGCCTCGCTGAACGTGTACCGCGAGCGTGGCTTCCTGCCGGAGGGGCTGATCAACTACCTGTCCCTGCTCGGCTGGTCGTTCTCCGCGGACCAGGACATCTTCACGGTCGCCCAGCTGATCGAGAAGTTCGACATCGCGGACGTCAACGCCAACCCGGCGCGCTTCGACCTGAAGAAGGCCGAGGCGATCAACGCGGACCACATCCGGCTGCTCGACTCGAAGGCGTTCGCCGCTGCTTGCGAGCCGTGGCTGCAGGCGCCGCACGCGAACTGGGCGCCGGAGGACTTCGACCGTGCCGCCTGGGAGGCGATCGCGCCGCACGCGCAGACGCGTGTGCAGGTCCTCTCCGACATCACGGCCAATGTCGACTTCCTCTTCCTGAAGTCGCCGGTCGAGGACGAGGCGTCCTGGGCCAAGGCGATGAAGGGTGAGCCTGCGGCTCTGCTGACCACAGCGCGGGCGAAGCTGGTCTCTGCCGACTGGTCGGACCCGGAGTCGCTGAAGAACGCGGTTCTGGCCGCCGGTGAGGAGCACGGGCTGAAGCTGGGCAAGGCGCAGGCGCCGGTCCGGGTGGCGGTCACGGGCCGGACGGTCGGCCTTCCGCTCTTCGAGTCCCTCGAGATCCTTGGGCAGGAGCGGACGCTGGCTCGGATCGATGCGGCGCTGGCGAAGCTTTCCGCCTAG
- a CDS encoding acyl-CoA carboxylase epsilon subunit: MSITPAENLLRVEKGHAEPEELAAITALLLARAAAQPEPAPARGRSTAGWRRLERTPGFRAPHSWQG; this comes from the coding sequence ATGAGCATCACTCCTGCCGAGAACCTGCTCCGCGTCGAGAAGGGCCACGCCGAGCCCGAGGAGCTCGCGGCCATCACCGCGCTCCTCCTGGCCCGCGCGGCCGCCCAGCCGGAACCCGCCCCCGCCCGCGGCCGCTCCACGGCCGGCTGGCGCCGCCTGGAGCGCACACCGGGCTTCCGAGCGCCGCACAGCTGGCAAGGCTGA
- a CDS encoding acyl-CoA carboxylase subunit beta — protein sequence MTVVDETPGEPADARGRVAELHAIRAAALRGPSDKATEAQHAKGKLTARERIELLLDPDSFKEVEQLRRHRATGFGLENKKPYTDGVITGWGTVEGRTVFVYAHDFRIFGGALGEAHATKIHKIMDMAIAAGAPLVSLNDGAGARIQEGVSALAGYGGIFQRNTRASGVIPQISVMLGPCAGGAAYSPALTDFVFMVRETSQMFITGPDVVKAVTGEEITQNGLGGADVHAETSGVAHFAYDDEETCIAEVRYLISMLPSNNRENPPAHPCEDPADRRSDVLLDLVPADGNRPYDMHKVIEELVDDGDFLEIHERWARNIVCALARLDGQVVGIVANQPQSLAGVLDIEASEKAARFVQMCDAFNIPIVTLLDVPGFLPGVDQEHGGIIRHGAKLLYAYCNATVPRISLILRKAYGGAYIVMDSQSIGADLTYAWPTNEIAVMGAEGAANVIFRRQIAEAEDPEAMRARMVKEYKAELMHPYYAAERGLVDDVIDPAETRSVLIASLAMLRNKHADLPSRKHGNPPQ from the coding sequence ATGACCGTTGTGGACGAGACCCCGGGCGAGCCCGCAGACGCCCGTGGCCGGGTGGCCGAACTGCACGCGATCCGTGCGGCGGCGCTGCGCGGACCCAGTGACAAGGCGACCGAGGCGCAGCACGCCAAGGGCAAGCTGACCGCGCGCGAGCGCATCGAGCTGCTCCTTGATCCGGACTCGTTCAAGGAGGTCGAGCAGCTCCGCCGCCACCGCGCGACGGGCTTCGGCCTGGAGAACAAGAAGCCCTACACCGACGGTGTCATCACCGGCTGGGGCACGGTCGAGGGCCGCACGGTCTTCGTCTACGCGCACGACTTCCGGATCTTCGGCGGCGCCCTCGGCGAGGCCCACGCCACGAAGATCCACAAGATCATGGACATGGCCATCGCGGCCGGTGCGCCGCTGGTCTCCCTGAACGACGGCGCCGGCGCCCGTATCCAGGAGGGCGTCTCCGCCCTTGCCGGTTACGGCGGCATCTTCCAGCGCAACACCCGGGCGTCCGGCGTGATCCCGCAGATCAGCGTCATGCTCGGCCCGTGCGCGGGCGGCGCGGCCTACAGCCCCGCCCTCACCGACTTCGTGTTCATGGTCCGCGAGACCTCGCAGATGTTCATCACCGGCCCGGACGTCGTCAAGGCGGTCACCGGTGAGGAGATCACGCAGAACGGCCTCGGCGGCGCGGACGTGCATGCCGAGACCTCTGGTGTCGCGCACTTCGCGTACGACGACGAAGAGACCTGCATCGCCGAGGTCCGCTACCTGATCTCGATGCTCCCGTCGAACAACCGCGAGAACCCCCCGGCCCACCCCTGTGAGGACCCGGCCGACCGCCGCTCGGACGTCTTGTTGGACCTGGTGCCGGCCGACGGGAACCGCCCGTACGACATGCACAAGGTGATCGAGGAGCTCGTCGACGACGGCGACTTCCTGGAGATCCACGAGCGCTGGGCCCGCAACATCGTCTGCGCCCTGGCCCGCCTGGACGGCCAGGTCGTCGGCATCGTCGCCAACCAGCCCCAGTCGCTCGCGGGCGTCCTGGACATCGAGGCCTCCGAAAAGGCGGCCCGCTTCGTCCAGATGTGCGACGCGTTCAACATCCCGATCGTCACTCTCCTGGACGTCCCCGGCTTCCTGCCCGGCGTCGACCAGGAGCACGGTGGAATCATCCGCCACGGTGCGAAGCTGCTGTACGCGTACTGCAACGCAACGGTCCCGCGGATCTCGCTGATTCTCCGCAAGGCCTATGGAGGTGCGTACATCGTCATGGACTCCCAGTCCATCGGTGCCGACCTCACCTACGCCTGGCCCACCAACGAGATCGCCGTGATGGGCGCCGAGGGCGCTGCCAACGTCATCTTCCGTCGGCAGATCGCCGAGGCCGAGGACCCCGAGGCGATGCGCGCGCGCATGGTCAAGGAGTACAAGGCGGAGCTGATGCACCCGTACTACGCGGCCGAACGCGGCCTCGTCGACGACGTCATCGACCCGGCCGAGACCCGCTCCGTCCTCATCGCCTCCCTCGCGATGCTCCGCAACAAGCACGCCGACCTGCCGTCCCGCAAGCACGGCAACCCCCCGCAGTAA